The Populus nigra chromosome 14, ddPopNigr1.1, whole genome shotgun sequence genome has a segment encoding these proteins:
- the LOC133673027 gene encoding sugar transport protein 10-like: MAGGGFVAQSGGRNYEGRVTTFVIITCLVAAMGGLIFGYDIGISGGVTSMDSFLKKFFPSVYNKEKEERHDNMYCKFDSHLLQLFTSSLYLAALVASFFSSTVTRLFGRKISMLCGGLVFLVGAIINGAAKNVAMLIIGRLLLGVGVGFANQSVPIYLSEMAPAKIRGALNIGFQMAITIGILAANLINYGTSKIEDGYGWRISLALAAVPAVMIVVGSFFLPDTPNSILERGYPEKAKKMLQKIRGADNVEAEFQDLVDASEAAKKVEHPWKNILQPRYRPQLVICALIPFFQQITGINVIMFYAPVLFKTLGFGDDASLMSAVITGMVNVVCTAVSIYSADRFGRRILFLEGGIQMIICQILVAVMIAINFGTNGVGEMSGSTANFVLFLICAYVAAFAWSWGPLGWLVPSEICPLEIRSAGQAINVSVNMFFTFFIGQFFLTMLCHFKFGLFLFFAGFVVIMTIFIYFFLPETKNVPIEEMNTVWKAHWFWSKYIPDDAVIGVQTHTA; the protein is encoded by the exons ATGGCAGGAGGAGGTTTCGTTGCGCAAAGTGGGGGGAGGAACTATGAAGGTCGCGTCACAACGTTCGTTATCATCACCTGTTTGGTGGCTGCAATGGGCGGTCTCATTTTTGGTTATGACATTGGTATCTCAG GTGGTGTGACTTCTATGGACTCATTTCTCAAGAAATTCTTCCCATCCGTGTACAATAAAGAGAAGGAAGAACGTCATGACAATATGTACTGCAAATTTGATAGCCATTTGTTGCAATTGTTCACGTCTTCCCTCTACCTTGCTGCTTTGGTAGCTTCCTTCTTTTCCTCTACGGTAACTAGATTATTCGGCCGTAAAATCTCCATGTTGTGTGGAGGGTTAGTTTTCCTTGTTGGTGCCATTATTAACGGTGCTGCAAAAAATGTAGCAATGCTTATCATTGGCCGTTTGTTGCTTGGTGTTGGTGTTGGATTTGCCAATCAG TCTGTTCCAATTTATCTGTCTGAAATGGCACCAGCAAAGATTAGAGGAGCGCTTAACATCGGTTTCCAAATGGCCATTACAATCGGTATCCTTGCTGCAAATCTCATTAACTACGGAACATCAAAGATCGAAGACGGATATGGCTGGAGAATTTCTTTGGCTCTTGCGGCTGTCCCCGCTGTAATGATTGTTGTTGGATCTTTTTTCCTTCCAGACACTCCCAATTCTATCCTAGAGAGAGGCTACCCCGAGAAAGCGAAGAAAATGTTGCAAAAGATTCGTGGCGCGGACAATGTTGAAGCAGAATTCCAAGACCTCGTGGACGCAAGTGAGGCTGCAAAGAAAGTGGAACATCCATGGAAAAACATCTTGCAGCCAAGATATAGGCCTCAACTTGTCATTTGCGCATTGATTCCATTCTTCCAGCAAATTACTGGAATCAATGTCATCATGTTTTATGCACCTGTTCTCTTTAAGACCTTGGGTTTCGGAGATGATGCTTCACTTATGTCTGCAGTCATCACGGGCATGGTTAATGTTGTCTGTACAGCTGTTTCCATCTACTCAGCTGATAGGTTTGGGAGGAGAATTTTGTTCCTTGAAGGAGGCATTCAGATGATTATTTGCCAG ATACTTGTTGCAGTCATGATAGCCATCAACTTTGGAACAAATGGTGTAGGAGAAATGTCAGGTAGCACAGCCAACTTTGTGCTGTTCTTGATATGTGCTTATGTTGCAGCATTTGCCTGGTCTTGGGGTCCATTGGGATGGTTGGTGCCTAGTGAGATCTGCCCTCTTGAGATTAGATCAGCAGGGCAAGCCATCAATGTCTCAGTCAACATGTTCTTCACTTTCTTCATTGGCCAGTTCTTCCTAACCATGCTCTGCCACTTCAAGTTTGGTCTCTTCTTGTTCTTTGCTGGCTTTGTTGTTATCATGACCATCTTCATTTACTTCTTCTTGCCTGAGACGAAGAATGTCCCAATTGAAGAAATGAACACTGTATGGAAGGCACATTGGTTCTGGAGCAAGTACATCCCTGATGATGCTGTCATTGGAGTCCAAACACATACTGCATGA